The DNA sequence AACTGTTAACGGGTCTCACTATCCactgtattttaatgacaaaatttataCATGGAATCACGAAAGAACAAATTCATTCAagtgtgtggaaaaacatttgAGAGCTAATGTATATGACGCTCTTGCTGTCCTCTCCTTTAGCTGGTCAGAAAACTGTTAATGGAGTCGTGCTGTGGCATGAGAATCATCAATCCGTTCTTCACCATGTCAAACACAAGGCAAATGAGGGCAAACTCATCATAGAGAAAGAAGGATATTATTTTGTCTACTCTAAGATCAACTTCAGGGAGGACAACATCATATTCACCCACTCTGTACTCTGGGTAACACATCGATATGTCGGAATGGAGATTCCGCTTCTCCAGTCCTCTAGGTTACATTCCAAACTGTGGTTGAGAACCACAGACAACAGCTACCTAAGCGGGGTGTTTCATCTGTACAAAGGTGATGCTGTCTTTGTCAGGGTGAAAAACTGTACACTTGTGTTGTCCAATGCTGCCGAAAACTACTTTGGTGTGTTCATGGTTTAGATGGATTCAGGGGACAGACTTTTACCATACGACTAATGTGCGAGTTGTATAAGTTCACAGCTAGATCTGATGGAAGACTAAACTATTAATAATCACTATACTTAGTTTTCCTTTAAAAGTGTGCCTTTCAAGTAATTTTTCTAACTGAAAACAAGCGAGAAGGAATCAAACTTTTCTTGATTTTGATATATCTACCACTCACTCTATAGTCTACTAGTATATATACTAGTAgactataatttttttacagtgtagatcaACAGAGTTGCAGGTGCTACACACAGGCAGAAAcattatgttaaaaaaagaaaaaaaaagaaaagtgaatTGGTAATTTAACCAAAGATTATTGCAATAACTTTTACAAGAGAATATAATTTTCacgtttaattcagtgtgttacttgttGTTTCTTTGCaagttatttgtgaaatttacttacTAGTTTCTAAGTGAAaactaaaatttttaagtaaatgatgagtgaattgtcaagttcacttaacttaaaaaaaatatattatatacttaataattttaaggcaacagatTTCagaagttaagtcaacttatcactttttacagttgTAGTATCCTTGATGATTTTAATTTGATCTTTACAGTTTGTGCGGCATATTTAGCATACATTGTTTTCTGAGCAACAGGTgtctaaattaataataattatatttttttgttctgGGAGATGAAGATGAATGTTTCATTGCACCTTTAATTTgctcaaaatatataaaataatactgcTGCAATATATTGCAACTCCTTTTGTATGTTGCTTTGCACAtcttaaatattataatttacttttattattattattattatatttaattaaattaaattaaattatatgtcGTTTTTGAAGACATTTCTCACATACAGTGGGGACCAAAAGTCTGAGacaacattgatttttttttttttttaatttgcaattaAACGGAAGCATTGATAGAGTTTGTAGTGTGTGATTTAGTAATGATGATAGTAAACACTTGCTCGGTTTGTTTGAACATCCTGATACAGCAAAATTGACTCCCACTCAAATATgtaattgcaaaataaaagcacaaacatgcaatacaatacagattgtgtttcagacttttggacccctATATATCTCACATTAGGTATAGGAGTACATGATTCTGGATCTGCACAGGGGCAGTAATTTATTTGACTGATCATTATCTTTTTGCATCATCAGCATAAAACTTTATTTCAGgtatattaaatgaatgtttattgtctatttttaatatatttcctACTCAAAATAAAGCTACGACAAACCTCAGTCTGCTCATTATTGTGCTGTTAGATAATAAGCATTATGTTAATTAGTCACTTGCATGCAGATCAACAATGCTGTGGTTTGACCTTTTCCTGCTCGTCCACTACCGTGGCACTTAAATATTGCTTTACgtgcattttttgaattcatAATGCAAATTTTTTTCTGACTCATCTTATCCTTTGATCTCCTCGGTGCGGAGAGACTTGAGTCATATGTTTTTTGAGATGCAACCTGTTCACATCTGTCATATGACATCAGCACGAACATTTCAACAACTTCAGTGAAATGAGTTTGGAGAAAAGCTTGGTTGTGCACACAGCTGCGTTTATCGTTTGAATCAGGGCccgttttattttatcttattctAAGAAGCTTTTCTTCATGAACGCCTACGCTGCTGTGTATTCTTAGCAGTGCTAGTAAACTGCAGAGGAAATGGGGGTGGGGGACGCTACCCGTGTACACAGGTACGAGTTTGGCTGTTTCGCTGACTCagatctgtctgtctgaacACTGAAGCTTCTCTAACAAGCTTGATGGAAGATTCCAACCAACACAGCAACAGCAGCACATGTGCCATATCACAATTTAGACAAAGTGAATTGGTAGGCCCAAACTTTCATGACATTATCGCtttcagaaaagaaaagagtTTGGTGGTTTTGCGTAGTAAGATGATATTTGATGTTGCAATTTTAGAAACGCTTTGAGTGGACTGATTCTGAATAGGAAGGTTTTCTTGCATATGCGTTTGTACATCCATAGACTTTTCTTGTGTtgatgtgtgcatatgtgttgTGTATAGTTCCTTTGTGGGTGTATATGATCCAGTGCATGTGTATGTTTCTTCTGTTTTGGTAGGGTGAAACCGATAGTTATTTGACTGGATTTTCCTGCCCTTTCAATTTCCACTATATAGTATCTGTAAAAGGTGTGATTTTTCTTTACAGAGACTGACGATTAAGATCAGAAGTGTTGCTGATTTCAAGGATGGcgttaatgaaaaatatatatatttttgcaaattaaaaataaagcacaaTGATTACTCGAATTCAGATGTCATATCAAGTTACTGATCTTATTCAgcatacaaaaaaacaactgaGTCTCTTAAGGGAATAGGTCATCTCGGTCACTATTTGCTCCACAATCAACATCGTAAAAGCAGACTTCGTAtgacagctttgtgtgaggaacagaatTAAATTGAAGTCATTACTCACTGATTTTTCACTCTCAAATCTCATTGTTGACTgaattcagataaaaaaaacaggGACCTTAAAACAAGACATGCCGGCTTTGCAGAGATCATTGCACCGTCTGTTTCAAAACGTGCAATAAAGAATGAGAATTGAGAGCTGCAGCGAATGGGAAAACCTGATTCATAACATAAATTTCAGATTATGATCACGCAAAGctatcatatatttttataagatGCAGACAACAGTATATAGAGTTGAAACAACAATAAGTACTGAATTTtagagtaaataataaattaaaatatttatttacaaaaaaaaaggttaacaGCTTAAAACTAAGGCactgtgtgagaaaaaaaatcacacaattTAGGTATATTGTGCCTTTCGACAAACAgaaaagtttttcttttgtcattttatagtgctgtcaaatgattaatcacgattaatcacatccaaaataaaggtttttgtttacataatatatgtatgtgtactgtgtgtatatttattatgtatatataaatacaaacatatgcatgtatatattgtagatatattataatgttacgtttatatattaaatatatttttatattatataaaatatatacatgtaaatattttcaaaatatatactgtatgtgtgtatattgatatattcataataaatacaGAAGAAAcatactatgtaaacaaaaacttttattttggatgcgaataatcaagattaattgtttgacagcactatcattttatttaaacaatttggtaacactttacaataaggttgtattagttaacgttagtcaatgcattagttaacatgaactaacagtgaACAACACATCTGTTCAGCAATCTTTGTTCATATTAACATTCATATACTAAtgtagttaatgcattagttaacgtactaacaatgaacaactcgAAAGTTCAGGATTACttaatgttttgttaatgttaatttacacatttactaatgcatctcTTTACATTAACAGATTAACTAGTTAACATTGTGGTTAATGCATTagataaaatgaactaaaaatgaacaacacatctgttcagcattacttaatctttgctcATGTTGACATTCATATACTAATGCATTAGTtcatgcattagttaacatgaactaacaatgaactatGCCTGTAAATAGCTTTATTTAATaagctttatttaattatattgcatacagtatatacacataaGTTTATTTAGCAGCTAACACACACAATGGATAAACAATACCAACTTTGGGCACCGATTAGGACTATTGGTAAACTTGGAAACCATCTAAACATCAACTGATAATGTTTGTCATGTTTGTAGGCTGTTTATTAACATGACTTACCATTAACAAAGTATTTACTAAGGGAAtttgaaccttattgtaaagtagtccaatattaaaggaacactccactttttttggaaataggctcattctccaactcccccagagttaataaattgagttttaccgttttttaatccattcagccgatctccggatctggcgatagcacttttagcatagcttagcatagatcattgaatcctattagaccagtagcatcacgttcaaaaatgaccaaagagttccaatagttttcctatttaaaacttgactcttctgtagctATATCGAGTACTAAGActggcggaaaatgaaaagttgcgattttctaggccgatatgattaggaactatactctcagtccggcgtaataattaaggaactttgctgcggcaggcgcagtgatacgcagcgcctgaaagcagTCCCCAGCCATATTATAACCAGGTGcctggctggggactactttcaggcgccgcgtatcactgcgcctgctgcgccatgttacggcagcaaagttccttgattattatgCGGattgagagtatagttcctagcaaaatcggactagaaaatcgcaacttttcattttccgccggtcttagtacacgatataactacagaagagtcaagttttaattAGGAAAACTAtcaaaactctttggtcatttttgaacgcgatgctactggtctaataggattcaatgatctatgctaagctatgctaaaagtgctatcgccagacccggagatcggctgaatggattcaaaaatggtaaaactcaacttattaactctgggggagttggagaatgagcctatttccaaaaaaagtggagtgttcctttaactaATGTTTAGCTAACATTTGTGGGTTAATTATAAAGCAGTCATTATTGATTTTACTGGACCTTAAATGAGTGAAAGCCATTCACGCATCACTTACATTTTCAGaaactttattatattattgcatAACAGTGgtatacattatatacatttatattataatcaatgtattaaataaacaaacaaacaaacagagagaAGAAGGAGGTGTTTCTCCTAACGTTAGCTAAGAGCAAGCATGGACAAACCTTGGTAATCACCTTTGCGTTTTAAAGCTGCTGTTTTCGATGAATGTCAATGAACAGTCTTCCAAGAGGACCATTTCTATCCCGCTTTCCAAGCCAGCAAATCCGTCAGACGTTGTCTTAATAGGTCCAGTCCGTCCTGTTCCTGCCGGCGATAAACCGCCGAATCCCGAGAACAAAAGTGCGCGCGCTCCGTAGATTGTCACGTGGACAGAAACGATTTCCAACGGAAAACGGAAGCAGCTTGCGCTGTAACATTTAAAGTTCACGTTCACACAGTCTCCACAACTTCATCCAAACCTTTTCTTCCCcctttttcttaaaaaaaaaaaaaaaaagatatgcaAATATTATCGCCATTTTTCTTCTTGCACGTCGTCCGGCATTTGTTTACTCTAAAGTCACATTTGTCTGCGCGAGATTACCCGCGTTCACAGTCGTGATTTGTGATGTTGATGTGTGAACGTAATCTGTTagtgtgtggtgtggtgtgctgtcactagaacaaaactgttaaatcagtttttttttttgttgttattggtataaatcatgttaataaacagtctacaaatgttagttaatgttggACTAGCgtgcactttacaataaggttcacaAATTCCCTTAGTAAATACTTTGTTAGTGGTAAGTaacaaacaatagaagcccaatagaaaccatcacagaaattccagtggtttccattaaaataccattataaaccattagctttttccagtaaaaccattacaaaattcctttttgtagtgtgttttgggcatttttccaataggatttaacatcccaccaatagaatccatcataccagtagacaccattatagcttccattaaaaccaatacaattcccattaaaacaattaaaaccattacattttctattgtgttttgggcagggttctattgttttttttcagcagggtaaaCAGCCTACAAACATGAGAAACATTATCAGTTGATGTTTAGATGTTTTCCAAGTTTACCAATAGCCCTAATCAGTGCCCAAATGGGAAGTTGCTATTGTTTatccattgtgtgtgtgttagctgcTAAATAAACTTATGTGTATACACTGTATGTACGtagtataattaaataaagcttATTAAATAAAGCTATTTACAGGCatagttcattgttagttcatgttaactaatgcatgaACTAATGCATTAGTATATGAATAAGTTAACATgagcaaagattaagtaatgctGAACAGATGCATTGctcatttttagttcatgtaaACTAATATATTAATCAGCGTTAACTAATTAAGTTGTTAATGTGAAGAGAAGCATTAGTATATGAATAAGTCAACATGAGCAAAGATTAAATAATGCTGAACAGATGtgttgttcatttttagttcattttatctAATGCATTAACCACGTTAACTAGTTAATCTGTTAATGTAAAgagatgcattagtaaatgtgtAAGTAAACATTAGCAAATCATTAAGTAATCCTGAACATTcgagttgttcattgttagttcatgttaactaatgcattaataaacacattagtatatgaataagttaacatgaacaaagattaagtaatgctgaacagatgtgttgttcactgttagttcatgttaactaatgcattaacaaacacattagtatatgaataagttaacatgaacaaagatTGCTGAACAGATGTGTTGTtcactgttagttcatgttaactaatgcattaactaacgttaactaatacaaccttattgtaaagtgttaccaaaatttcaAACGGATGGTCCATTGCTGCGTTCCAAATGGGATAAATCCACCTCCAAAGGATGCTTTAGAGTAAGAACAATTGTGGCCGCTTTATTGAATGGTCGACCCATAACAAGTGCTGAAACCTGGCTGCTACAAAAACAGGCCCGTcagaagtcaagtcaagtcacctctatttatatactgctttacacaatacaaattgtgtcaaagcagcttcacagtgtAAAACAGGAAAATGGTGTCGACAGTGAACAACAGTGAACACTCAATTTTTCAGTAAAAGTCAGTTAATCACTAATTCAGGGATGTCATCGtccagttcagttcagttcaaacagcgtctgtgcaatcaagtccaCAATTACCAGAAATTAAGCGACCcacaactaagcaagccaaaggcgacagtggcaaggaaccaaaacctccatcggtgacagaaatggagaaaaacaaaaaaacaaccttgggagaaaccaggctcagtcggggggccggttctcctctggccagacaaaatcagcatgAAGGATTTGGAAGGCTACAACTGATGCACACTTCACTCTCATGACTCTTTGTGCAGGTTTGATTTGCTAAACCTTAATTGGATTGGCAAGATGATGCGAAGGGGTCTTCCAGTTTTCCTGGGGTCTCCCAGGAACAGTTTCTTTGTTCCCTTACACCCTTCATCTCGTTGAAGTGCTCACTCTGGAGGGATTAGAATATAAGGGTGAGCATTCAAGAATAGAACACAGCCCGTCACTATAAAGTAGTGTCCAACTGCTCAATGTTAATCAGTAAGTAAAACAGTGCCCTCTGCTGCCAAAATATGGGAGTTCAAGTGACAGGGCCTCTTCACCCCCTGCCTGACTATTGTCTGTGATATGACAAAGATGCATTGTTGAATTACTGTTTTTAGTGCGCAGCGACTGGTGAGAGAAAATGAAATGTGTGAAATGAATACTGAGAGTAATTGCACACCACCAATCAAAACgagacacaaaaacattaaattagcATATTTCATTTTCAGCAACATAGGGTGAGAAAGAAGTTAGGAAAGTGATCTCAGGAAAACAAAGATTATGAGATGTGAAAAGAAGCTGATGAATGTCTGGGTGACGTCACTGAAGAAGACAAGATTCCCCTcagcagcagaagcacacacagCGGAAATGCTTCTGTGCTTCTTCCTCGTCCTGTGGAGGTGGATAACGGCTGATTTTGACAAGAGTGGGCTGTAAAATTAGCATCATGGACCTATTGGTGGCTAATATGAGGGTGATTGGCCTTTTCCGATTCAGGGGGAACAGCCACATAAAAACTTGAAAGaagtaaagaaaataaaataaaataaaagaaaagaggaacaCCCACTCAGGAAACATGGGATGTGAACCAGTAGATTTGTTTCCCCGAATCTCTGTATGCTGTATTATTAATGCGTAGGATTATCAAAGACCTTGTCATGAAGCCAGGCTCATCTGAACTCAGCCAAATTCAAGCTGTTAATTCAGTTTAATATTAAGTTTTCCACAATTTATTCCACAGTTTTTAGCTCTTATCCACATGGAAAGACCAACATTAAAAACTGATAAACACAATTTTGCCAACTTAGCTTtagaaaactgtatttttaatttttgcacaTTGTCTGAGTGCAGTATGAGTCAAGGTCTGatatacattataaaaagtAGTGACCTGCAATTATTACCTTAGCTATTTCTACCTAATTTAACCCACAAAAAGGTTTGTTGgtataattaatgtatttattttcattctgtTATGTTAAAgagcatttttacttttttttcagggtatggtgaagggaaaacaaagttgtgttgttacCAACACAGTGAATATGGAGCGAAATATTCAATAAGCTTTTGGCTATTTttggaaagaaaacaaaaaaataagtattgtAAATCAGTGGGTAAGCCTGCTGTTCGAATGTCTAAAGTTTACCTCAGTTTGGACGCAAACTTCAATCTTTCCTTTTAACGCCATGCGCCAACGCGTGGTCCACACATGCGCAATTGAAAGTCATCTTTATCCAGTGTCTGCGCCATTTCTCTCCAGAAGGTATGGCCGATTAAACTTTCTTTGCTGTGTAAATGTCTTTGTAATGCGCTTTATTGTTGCTCCCTTCAGTCGTTTGTTGTTGCTCTGTCTTCCGTTTCTTTTTGTTTATGAAACAACCACCTGGGCCAGCATTGCCTCCTTGTGGCCGAActaattaatgaaaaaatggCTAATGTTGCCCTCACATGCTATTGGAATTTTCgtaactacattttttttaaccttttaacCAGGATAGCCTCtctgagattaaaaatctctttcaCGTGAGTGTCCTGGCTAGCTTCTTAGTCAGAAATTGgaactgaatgaaaatgaacatATTTTCTTGAAATTTGGAGATGAGTTGGTTGGACCATAAACAAAACATGGCAAGGGAGAAACCATCTGTAGCGTTGTATTCATCCCCCCACAACACTCTTACAGTGTTGtgtattcacataaaaacaACCATTTGATGCATGATAGTTActgtagttaaaccatggtaatcACAAATTAAATGTGGTTTTGCTACACAAACCATAGTTtaaaaactgtggttatacaaaaaaacaaaacatggttactacactttttgctataatgaaactatgcttaattttcataaggTGTATTTTACACAGcaagaacagcgtttatttgacCAACATACCCGAAATATCAGCAAGCTTACTGTCTAGATAGCACTGAGAAAGTATACAACAGCACAGGTAATGTTTATATGGTTGTCAACTATTGGGATGCaatgttttattcaaatttgGATATTGACTACATATCTTCAGTATATTCGGCCTTTTATGAGATTTCCTCAACGAAAAAGCAAGAATGAGCCATTCTATTTCTTGTAGAGTCAGAGTAAATCAGCAGaaattaaacacaaaacatCTTTACCCATCCCTAAAGAGGTTTTGATGAGACAATTATAGTGGAGTTCATATTCAGGCCTTTTGAACTGTGGAGGTAATGTGAGGTAACGAGAGTGTGTCCCTGATTAACTCATAAGGGGCTCCTCGAAAGCAGCAGATGAGATGACGTTATGGCTTACACACCCTTTCACTTTCTTTTCAGAAAGAGGGTCCCGCTATTGACTCATCAAAACATGATGTGGCAGTAACAGAATGATGACACTATGGTTTCCAGATCTAGGAGATGCATGACAAGACCATAACACAAGGCTCAGTGGTAACCAAATATGGTTCAGTTTAGTGCCAGGTTACGATTAAATTAGATACAAACTTGAGATAATTATTGAACACATGTCAATGCTGAAACCCACAGCTAACTAAATATGTTTGCTGATGGATTCATGGAAATGAGTCACTGCTGTGAAATTGTGTTTCTGCCCCCTCACTCCCACCTCGATGGAAAGTCTTATCATTGTCTGTCTCGTTCTTGTAAGCATATCAGCCAGTCTACCACCAGTATAAATTAGTCATCACAAAAAGCAattaaaacaaagcaaacaaatgCATAAGACATTGGCAGAAAGTATGTAGTTGTTTATTCCAACAATTGCTTTACACTGTAtaagcttttttgttgttgttgttgtcatgaTATAGCTATAATATACAGTCAGACCTTCAAAAAAATGAGTAACTTTATTTGAAAGGAGATCTTAGGACAATAATAGGCTATAGCAAAACATCAATTCAGCCATATTTAGCAAGTCCAAAAAGTGACTTGGGTCTTTACAATGTCATGAGTCAGTACAATGTCATTAGATTCCAGATAGAGGTCTGTGGAAaagataaatatacatataattttcttttgataatgttcatgacatttctaattattaaaatgtccaTGAATGTCCAACTAATGACCTCATAAGCATCATATGACGTAAATCATTTTAGCTGAAATTGTGTTGCTGTTATAAACAGAAGATATAGCTTTTTATATCAGATTGTTGGGTTGGCTGAGAATCTTAGATGAAGGTCTTTAACTCTCTACATTAAATAACCTTTCAAACGAGTGGTTTCTGCATTACAAAGGAACCTAGAGATTTTCTCAGAATTACTTTCACTTTTCTGAGCAATTTGTGAATTGAGCTGGTGTCAAGATAGTTTTAGTGGGTGTATGAAGTCAGCTCTTCACGCAAATGGGTCAGAGTATCTACAAGTGTTGTTCGTTACATTAACACGATCCAGTTACATTTGACTGTCATAAAGTAGCACTTTTTTCATATAAATGTCTGTCCTAAAAGAGTATACTATTGTtttagaattagcaaagttatttttgtgaaatgttttgtttaaagaaataccacttttttattatttttttaaataattgttctCTAGTATGATCCGATGATTTTCATAGACTTTTAAGTAcgctaaaaatattttgctgcCGCTGTATAATCAACAGccataaatacagataaatatgacaaaataagaaataaaaaaactaacaaacaagcaaacacacatacacattttatatacactTTCAGTGGCTTGCCACTCTTAATATACCACCTGACCAATGACATCTTTGTTGGCGAAAACTTGGAAATAGCATAGTAGCATACTACTACTCCAAATATGGAAATTCTGTCAAGGTTGTTcgaaac is a window from the Onychostoma macrolepis isolate SWU-2019 chromosome 03, ASM1243209v1, whole genome shotgun sequence genome containing:
- the tnfsf14 gene encoding tumor necrosis factor ligand superfamily member 14 is translated as MAPGKVSYPSVFVVDSKMRPPPLPPKPGRRQRKDVIQTLLVILVCVALCGMAVEACFIYHLFTSKENSTHPDEPQIGMRKQEKEHDVAPPKKTLGEMKPSKPMAQLTTGQKTVNGVVLWHENHQSVLHHVKHKANEGKLIIEKEGYYFVYSKINFREDNIIFTHSVLWVTHRYVGMEIPLLQSSRLHSKLWLRTTDNSYLSGVFHLYKGDAVFVRVKNCTLVLSNAAENYFGVFMV